A part of Melittangium boletus DSM 14713 genomic DNA contains:
- the ribB gene encoding 3,4-dihydroxy-2-butanone-4-phosphate synthase produces the protein MAHGKQRETDSIALVERALAEIRKGRMVILTDDEDRENEGDLVMAAEKVTPQDINFMATHGRGLICLALNEERIRRLNLPLMVQDNTSSFQTAFTVSIEAAQGVSTGISAADRAHTIQVAVAPNAKPADLSRPGHIFPLRAREGGVLVRTGQTEGSVDLARMAGLRPAGVICEIMNADGSMARRPDLVKFARKHQMVLLSVADIIRYRLERERLVKRLGEVKLERRGQGSFQAYTYGSDVDNAVHVALVKGDLSGREPVLTRVHRSCLMGDVLGSAGCECGIQLERAFQRIHEAGRGVVVILQRDASAKNQLRCTHVPNEEMVPGHKDQTRLREFGVGAQILKDLRLTRLRLLTNNPKKIVGLESYSLEVVEQVPLAEASAPTRKVAARRPPRPRQVP, from the coding sequence ATGGCGCACGGCAAGCAGCGGGAAACGGACAGCATCGCCCTGGTGGAGCGGGCGCTCGCGGAGATCCGCAAGGGTCGGATGGTCATCCTCACGGATGACGAGGACCGGGAGAACGAGGGGGACCTCGTCATGGCGGCGGAGAAGGTGACGCCCCAGGACATCAACTTCATGGCCACCCACGGGCGCGGGCTCATCTGCCTGGCGCTCAACGAGGAGCGCATCCGCCGGCTCAACCTGCCCCTCATGGTGCAGGACAACACCTCCTCCTTCCAGACGGCCTTCACCGTCTCCATCGAGGCCGCGCAGGGCGTGTCCACCGGCATCTCCGCCGCGGACCGTGCCCACACCATCCAGGTGGCCGTGGCGCCGAACGCCAAACCGGCGGATCTCTCGCGTCCCGGGCACATCTTCCCCCTCCGGGCCCGGGAGGGCGGGGTGCTGGTGCGCACCGGTCAGACGGAGGGCAGCGTGGACCTGGCGCGGATGGCGGGACTGCGGCCCGCGGGCGTCATCTGCGAGATCATGAACGCGGATGGCAGCATGGCGCGCCGGCCGGACCTGGTGAAGTTCGCCCGCAAGCACCAGATGGTGCTCCTGTCCGTGGCCGACATCATCCGCTACCGGCTGGAGCGCGAGCGGCTGGTCAAGCGGCTCGGCGAGGTGAAGCTGGAGCGCCGGGGCCAGGGCTCCTTCCAGGCCTACACCTACGGCAGCGACGTGGACAACGCCGTGCACGTGGCCCTGGTGAAGGGGGACCTGTCCGGCCGGGAGCCCGTGCTCACCCGCGTCCACCGCTCCTGCCTGATGGGGGACGTGCTGGGCAGCGCCGGGTGCGAGTGCGGCATCCAGCTGGAGCGGGCCTTCCAGCGCATCCACGAGGCGGGGCGCGGAGTGGTCGTCATCCTCCAGCGCGACGCCTCCGCGAAGAACCAGCTGCGCTGCACCCACGTGCCCAACGAGGAGATGGTCCCCGGGCACAAGGATCAGACGCGCCTGCGCGAGTTCGGGGTGGGCGCGCAGATCCTCAAGGATCTGAGGCTCACCCGGTTGCGCCTGCTCACCAACAACCCCAAGAAAATCGTGGGGTTGGAGAGCTATTCGCTGGAAGTGGTGGAGCAGGTCCCCCTGGCCGAGGCTTCCGCGCCCACCCGGAAGGTGGCCGCTCGCCGGCCCCCTCGCCCCCGGCAGGTGCCTTGA
- the ribH gene encoding 6,7-dimethyl-8-ribityllumazine synthase: MPRYIEGDFLPPKGRFAICVARFNAFITEELVKGAVDTLVRHGVADGDIDVFRCPGTYELPALTRRVSETRAYVGIVTLGAVIRGGTPHFDYVSGECTKGIGQVAFTSQAAVTFGVLTCDTVEQAIDRAGVKAGNKGSEAALACIEMVNLHARLAALPQGKS; encoded by the coding sequence ATGCCTCGTTACATCGAAGGTGACTTTCTTCCCCCCAAGGGCCGCTTCGCCATCTGCGTGGCCCGCTTCAACGCGTTCATCACCGAGGAGCTGGTGAAGGGCGCGGTGGACACGTTGGTGCGCCACGGCGTCGCCGATGGGGACATCGACGTGTTCCGTTGTCCCGGTACCTACGAGCTGCCGGCGCTCACCCGGCGCGTGTCGGAAACCCGCGCGTACGTGGGCATCGTCACCCTGGGGGCCGTCATCCGCGGGGGCACGCCCCACTTCGACTACGTGTCGGGGGAGTGCACCAAGGGCATCGGCCAGGTGGCCTTCACCTCGCAGGCGGCCGTCACCTTCGGCGTGCTCACGTGCGACACGGTGGAGCAGGCCATCGACCGGGCCGGCGTGAAGGCGGGCAACAAGGGCTCGGAGGCGGCCCTCGCCTGCATCGAGATGGTCAACCTCCACGCGCGGCTCGCCGCCCTGCCGCAAGGAAAGAGCTGA
- the nusB gene encoding transcription antitermination factor NusB yields MGARRTARERALQALYQVEMTPGPILAALEDAWAAAEVANKEAEAVKFARELAEGVMAHRKEIDQLIEAHSHNWRLDRMSRIDRNVLRLGVFELKYRPDIPKKVSLNEAVELGKNFGTEESSAFVNGLLDRVAVALGKL; encoded by the coding sequence ATGGGCGCGCGCAGAACGGCTCGCGAGCGGGCGCTCCAGGCGCTCTATCAGGTGGAGATGACGCCGGGCCCCATCCTGGCCGCCCTCGAGGACGCGTGGGCCGCGGCCGAGGTGGCCAACAAGGAGGCCGAGGCGGTGAAGTTCGCCCGTGAGCTCGCCGAGGGCGTCATGGCCCACCGCAAGGAGATCGATCAGCTCATCGAGGCGCACAGCCACAACTGGCGCCTGGACCGCATGTCGCGCATCGACCGCAACGTGCTGCGCCTGGGCGTCTTCGAGCTGAAATACCGCCCGGACATCCCCAAGAAGGTGTCGCTCAACGAGGCCGTGGAGCTGGGCAAGAACTTCGGCACCGAGGAGTCCAGCGCCTTCGTCAACGGGTTGTTGGATCGCGTGGCCGTCGCCCTGGGGAAGCTGTGA
- a CDS encoding M17 family peptidase N-terminal domain-containing protein, which translates to MNVSTHELGLGGLDSLREVDALCLFVAEDDRPLPGIAGYVDWRLCGALSRVLQSGFFVGSRDDSLLLPSDGGFTVPRVFVLGLGRRGGMDAAALGEALASAGQVLARAKVDAVALEIPGQGALDDSARLSAFQERFLPAFKGKKVAVLADKEFARRLPSRKG; encoded by the coding sequence GTGAACGTCTCCACCCACGAACTCGGCCTGGGGGGCCTGGACTCGCTGCGGGAGGTGGATGCCCTCTGCCTCTTCGTGGCCGAGGACGATCGTCCCCTGCCGGGCATCGCGGGTTATGTGGACTGGCGGCTGTGCGGCGCGTTGTCGCGCGTGCTCCAATCCGGCTTCTTCGTGGGTTCCCGGGATGACTCCCTGCTGTTGCCCTCCGATGGAGGCTTTACCGTCCCCCGCGTCTTCGTCCTGGGGCTGGGCCGCCGTGGCGGCATGGATGCCGCCGCGTTGGGCGAGGCGCTCGCCTCCGCCGGTCAGGTGCTCGCCCGGGCCAAGGTGGATGCGGTGGCACTGGAAATCCCAGGTCAGGGCGCTCTGGACGACTCCGCGCGTCTCTCCGCCTTCCAGGAGCGCTTCCTGCCCGCCTTCAAGGGCAAGAAGGTGGCCGTCCTGGCGGACAAGGAGTTCGCCCGCCGTCTTCCCTCCCGCAAGGGCTGA
- a CDS encoding response regulator, whose protein sequence is MTFKILIVEDSRASRELIAATVESIPGLEAVTSSSGLEALKLLPRHVFSLIITDINMPDINGLELIRFIKNNPALRDTPLFIVTTEGRETDRDRGLALGAVEYLVKPFSPRSLEGLVRRYLQLA, encoded by the coding sequence ATGACGTTCAAGATTCTGATCGTGGAGGATTCGAGGGCCTCGCGGGAATTGATTGCCGCGACGGTGGAGTCCATCCCAGGTCTTGAAGCCGTTACCTCCAGCAGCGGCCTGGAGGCGCTCAAGTTGCTGCCCCGACACGTCTTCTCGCTCATCATCACCGACATCAACATGCCCGACATCAACGGGCTGGAACTCATCCGCTTCATCAAGAACAACCCGGCCCTGCGCGACACGCCGCTGTTCATCGTCACCACCGAGGGACGCGAGACGGATCGCGACCGGGGGCTGGCCCTGGGCGCGGTGGAGTACCTCGTGAAGCCCTTCTCCCCACGCAGCCTGGAAGGGCTCGTGCGGCGCTACCTCCAACTCGCGTGA
- a CDS encoding chemotaxis protein CheA: MNTAGKALAEFIAEGTEIVESLSKDLLVLDQQRGLEPDPELINGIFRAAHSLKGLAALFGQERIAKLAHQSEDLLDRLRLGKLSLDDQVLDTLIESLDALQSLLAEASREEASDALGERVSTLGTRLADLGTVSAASDEDPLDRLELSEQVRAVFTEYEEHRLRENVRRGVALYRVRAAFDLSDFDTGLTELNARLKPLGEVVSTLPSSEPGGLSGIAFDLIFGARVSTEELTQKLEGTPAQLFALVTRPAAAPVTPRAPAAPPVPPAEAGSTPVRKTAKRKPRTPKAPAPQTPPDEPLAAASSTMPTLRALEAVSSGEASSSSPVRTLVQESPTPRGTRSEGESARSLTQTVRVDIRRLDALMNTVGELLLIKANLQRMVENVRLDAGVSLSKVWGQELSRETRQLERKLDALQEGLLEARMVPVGQVFDRLARLVRRIAREVGKEIDFIIGGGDVELDKLIVEELSDPLMHIIRNAIDHGAESPEARQAVGKPRRARISLHAEQKGNHVVIEVSDDGAGIDELGVRELALRKGLITDAQAREMSRRELLNLIFLPGFSTASSVSELSGRGVGLDVVKNNIGNLSGIIDVWSERGQGTAFHLTLPVTLAIIRALVVGVSGRTYAVPLNSVLEILSVKPSEIRTVERREVLDVRGTTLPLMRLARVFGHPESHPERHFVVVAGLAQERLGIAVDELQGQQDIVVKSLGGRLQGVRGISGAADLANRRTVLVLDVGALLEEGMSTERRRA; encoded by the coding sequence GTGAACACCGCTGGCAAGGCCCTGGCGGAGTTCATCGCCGAGGGGACGGAAATCGTCGAGTCGCTGAGCAAGGATCTGCTCGTGCTGGATCAACAGCGCGGCCTGGAGCCGGATCCGGAGCTCATCAACGGCATCTTCCGGGCGGCGCACTCGCTCAAGGGGCTGGCGGCGCTCTTCGGACAGGAGCGCATCGCGAAGCTGGCCCACCAGTCCGAGGATCTGCTGGACCGGCTGCGCCTGGGCAAGCTGTCGCTGGATGATCAGGTGCTCGACACCCTCATCGAGTCGCTGGATGCGCTCCAGTCCCTGCTGGCCGAGGCCTCGCGGGAGGAGGCGTCGGACGCCCTGGGCGAGCGGGTGTCGACGCTGGGCACCCGGCTGGCGGACCTGGGCACGGTCTCGGCCGCGTCCGACGAGGATCCATTGGATCGGTTGGAGCTGTCCGAGCAGGTGCGGGCCGTCTTCACCGAATACGAGGAGCACCGGCTGCGCGAGAACGTGCGCCGGGGCGTGGCCCTCTACCGCGTGCGGGCCGCGTTCGACCTGTCCGACTTCGACACGGGCCTCACCGAGCTCAACGCGCGCCTCAAGCCCCTGGGCGAGGTCGTCAGCACACTGCCTTCCTCGGAGCCGGGAGGCCTGTCGGGCATCGCGTTCGATCTCATCTTCGGCGCCCGGGTATCGACCGAGGAGCTGACGCAGAAGCTCGAGGGGACGCCCGCTCAGCTCTTCGCGCTCGTCACCCGTCCGGCCGCCGCCCCCGTCACCCCGCGGGCCCCGGCGGCTCCGCCCGTGCCGCCGGCCGAAGCGGGGTCCACCCCGGTTCGGAAGACGGCCAAACGCAAGCCCCGGACGCCCAAGGCACCCGCTCCGCAGACGCCTCCAGACGAGCCGCTCGCCGCCGCCTCGAGCACGATGCCCACGCTGCGCGCGCTCGAAGCCGTCTCCTCCGGGGAGGCCTCGTCCTCGTCTCCGGTGCGCACGCTGGTGCAGGAGTCGCCCACTCCCCGGGGGACTCGCTCGGAGGGCGAGTCCGCGCGGAGCCTGACCCAGACGGTGCGCGTGGACATCCGCCGGCTGGACGCCTTGATGAACACCGTGGGCGAGTTGTTGCTCATCAAGGCCAACCTGCAGCGCATGGTGGAGAACGTGCGGCTGGACGCCGGGGTGTCGCTCTCCAAGGTGTGGGGCCAGGAGCTGTCGCGCGAGACGCGGCAGCTCGAGCGCAAGCTGGACGCGCTCCAGGAGGGGCTGCTCGAGGCGCGCATGGTGCCGGTGGGCCAGGTGTTCGACCGGCTCGCGCGGCTGGTGCGCCGCATCGCGCGGGAGGTGGGCAAGGAGATCGACTTCATCATCGGCGGCGGCGACGTGGAGCTGGACAAGCTCATCGTCGAGGAGCTGAGCGATCCCCTCATGCACATCATCCGCAACGCCATCGACCATGGGGCCGAGTCCCCCGAGGCGCGGCAGGCGGTGGGCAAGCCCCGGCGGGCACGGATCTCCCTGCACGCCGAGCAGAAGGGCAACCACGTCGTCATCGAGGTGAGCGACGACGGGGCGGGCATCGACGAGCTGGGGGTGCGCGAGCTGGCGCTGCGCAAGGGCCTCATCACCGATGCGCAGGCGCGCGAGATGAGTCGGCGCGAGCTGCTCAACCTCATCTTCCTGCCGGGCTTCTCCACGGCGAGCAGCGTGAGCGAGCTGTCGGGCCGGGGCGTGGGCCTGGACGTGGTGAAGAACAACATCGGCAACCTGTCCGGCATCATCGACGTGTGGAGCGAGCGGGGACAGGGCACCGCCTTCCACCTCACGCTGCCCGTCACCCTGGCCATCATCCGTGCCCTGGTGGTGGGCGTGAGTGGCCGCACCTACGCGGTGCCGCTCAACAGCGTGCTGGAGATCCTGTCCGTCAAACCCTCGGAAATCCGCACCGTGGAGCGGCGCGAGGTGCTGGACGTGCGTGGCACCACGCTGCCCCTCATGCGGCTGGCGCGGGTGTTCGGCCATCCGGAGAGCCATCCCGAGCGCCACTTCGTGGTGGTGGCGGGGCTCGCCCAGGAGCGCTTGGGCATCGCGGTGGATGAACTCCAGGGCCAGCAGGACATCGTCGTCAAGTCCCTGGGGGGCCGGTTGCAGGGCGTGCGAGGGATTTCGGGGGCGGCGGACCTGGCCAATCGCCGCACGGTGCTGGTGTTGGACGTGGGCGCCTTGCTCGAAGAGGGGATGAGCACGGAGCGCCGCCGGGCGTGA
- a CDS encoding chemotaxis protein CheW — MPSLSALLDDFFYRPDEDVGPIQEVVAGTDESIEPAAEEVPEEYLAFRLEGEIYAVPIHGVREIVKVPPLTEVPRAASNLLGVMYLRGEVLPVYDIKVKLRLADKAPLVAGPEAPPPPRGARIIVVQTADGLAGIWVDAVSEVVRLRPSMLELAPPGVGGGERDCVVGLGRRKQELFILLDIWQALS; from the coding sequence GTGCCTTCCCTGTCCGCACTGCTCGACGATTTCTTCTACCGCCCGGATGAGGACGTCGGCCCCATCCAGGAGGTGGTGGCCGGTACCGATGAGTCCATCGAGCCCGCGGCGGAAGAGGTGCCCGAGGAGTATCTGGCCTTCCGGCTGGAGGGCGAAATCTACGCGGTCCCCATCCACGGCGTACGGGAGATCGTGAAGGTGCCGCCGCTGACGGAGGTGCCCCGGGCCGCCTCCAACCTGCTGGGCGTCATGTACCTGCGGGGCGAGGTGTTGCCCGTCTATGACATCAAGGTGAAGCTGCGCCTGGCGGACAAGGCGCCCCTGGTGGCCGGCCCCGAGGCGCCACCTCCTCCTCGCGGTGCGCGCATCATCGTCGTGCAGACGGCGGACGGGTTGGCGGGCATCTGGGTGGATGCCGTTTCCGAGGTGGTGCGGCTGCGGCCGTCCATGCTGGAGTTGGCCCCTCCGGGGGTCGGAGGAGGGGAGCGCGACTGCGTGGTGGGGCTCGGGCGGCGGAAACAGGAACTCTTCATCCTGCTCGACATCTGGCAGGCCCTTTCATGA
- a CDS encoding chemotaxis protein CheW, with product MRQRALTLSRLTSSRVEERTEAERDPLVQLCAFFVGAEEYAVDIMRVEEILQPQRLTPVRGAPAFLEGVIRLRGAILPVVDLRKRLLGVEAPVDTPKTRLLVCWVGRRRVAFTVDRVSEVVRLRRSEIKPAPALGAVGPGPFVVGVYGDPETRESHGTDAERLKLLLDVKALLLAEMVRDSGRRVNG from the coding sequence ATGAGACAACGTGCGCTCACCCTGAGCCGTCTGACCTCCTCGCGCGTGGAAGAACGGACCGAAGCGGAGCGGGATCCCCTCGTGCAACTGTGCGCCTTCTTCGTGGGGGCCGAGGAGTACGCGGTGGACATCATGCGGGTGGAGGAAATCCTCCAGCCCCAGCGCCTGACGCCCGTGCGCGGCGCGCCCGCCTTCCTCGAGGGCGTCATCCGGTTGCGCGGCGCCATCCTCCCCGTCGTGGACCTGCGCAAGCGGCTGCTCGGCGTGGAGGCTCCGGTGGACACGCCCAAGACGCGGCTGCTGGTGTGCTGGGTGGGCCGCCGGCGGGTGGCCTTCACCGTGGACCGCGTCTCCGAGGTGGTGCGGCTGCGGCGCAGTGAGATCAAACCCGCGCCGGCGCTCGGGGCGGTGGGCCCGGGCCCCTTCGTGGTGGGGGTGTACGGAGATCCGGAGACCCGTGAGTCGCACGGCACCGATGCGGAGCGGCTCAAGTTGTTGTTGGATGTGAAGGCACTGCTGCTGGCGGAGATGGTGCGCGACTCCGGCCGGAGGGTGAACGGATGA
- a CDS encoding HEAT repeat domain-containing protein yields MSEEGRNAEELRYRALLALDVFRTDARERLVEGLHDESWRVRRAAAGGFARVPGRAASVERLISVLGERDETGARNAAAEALVSLGSASVGPLVRLLGHVDPDQRKFAADILGQLARPEAEDALVSVLLEDGDLNVRVAAAEALGRMAGRSGARALERTLNDVEPLLRLSALESLAALRQPPPLSDVLPLLNNPLLKRSAYRVLGLIPRLEATELVCRGLGAESRSTREAALVALGQQAALTAPSLRSAMDVAVSQVLQRLPEASGWVASALESEDLELRAGALVVAAVLRSPKLAPLVAEVAQEERLVPEVMRTLACFGPETGRELLASMGRLSFPAREAAGQVLVEMVDASFVPELVQMLDWGELDVKSVAVRALGRTGSRDAVAPLAQLLSDPEMAALAARALVSLATSHRDLVLQVLESALEGGAEPAVLNALVRVGGTAKLPLVRRIASQASVSLRATAVEVVAAVDPVGGLELARSALVDESSSVRAAAVRVIGQLGDASMAELLARALADSALEVQLSALEAVGECGALERAGDLESLVRHPDGAIAFRAVRSLARLGLLRDEVLARAVSHEDHEVVKAALQAGADRGGGEALALELLGHARWDVRAAAARVLADSGGTSSLPTMLAALSLETDTLARRALVDAVERLSGR; encoded by the coding sequence ATGAGCGAGGAGGGGCGCAACGCAGAGGAACTGCGATACCGGGCCCTGCTGGCGTTGGACGTCTTCCGGACGGATGCTCGCGAGCGCCTCGTGGAGGGGTTGCACGACGAGAGCTGGCGCGTGCGGCGCGCCGCGGCGGGCGGCTTCGCCCGGGTTCCTGGACGCGCGGCCTCGGTGGAACGGCTCATCTCCGTGCTCGGGGAGCGCGACGAGACGGGGGCGCGCAACGCCGCGGCCGAGGCGCTGGTGAGCCTGGGCTCCGCGTCCGTGGGGCCGTTGGTGCGGCTGCTCGGGCACGTGGATCCGGATCAGCGCAAGTTCGCCGCGGACATTCTCGGCCAGCTCGCCCGGCCGGAGGCGGAGGATGCCCTGGTGTCCGTGTTGCTGGAGGATGGCGACCTCAACGTGCGGGTGGCCGCGGCCGAGGCGCTGGGCCGCATGGCGGGACGCAGTGGCGCGCGCGCGTTGGAGCGGACCCTCAACGACGTCGAGCCCCTGTTGCGCCTGAGCGCCCTGGAATCGCTCGCGGCGCTGCGGCAGCCTCCCCCGCTGTCCGACGTGCTCCCCCTGTTGAACAACCCCCTGCTCAAGCGCAGCGCCTACCGGGTGCTCGGGCTCATTCCCCGCCTGGAGGCGACGGAACTCGTGTGCCGCGGACTGGGGGCGGAGTCGCGCTCCACCCGCGAGGCGGCGCTCGTGGCGTTGGGGCAGCAGGCGGCGCTGACGGCGCCCTCCCTCCGGTCGGCCATGGACGTGGCGGTGTCCCAGGTGCTCCAGCGCCTGCCCGAGGCCTCGGGGTGGGTGGCGAGCGCGTTGGAGTCGGAGGACCTGGAGCTGCGGGCCGGAGCGCTCGTGGTGGCGGCGGTCCTTCGCTCGCCCAAGCTGGCGCCCCTGGTGGCGGAGGTGGCGCAGGAGGAGCGGTTGGTGCCCGAGGTCATGCGCACGCTCGCGTGCTTCGGTCCGGAAACCGGGCGCGAGCTGCTGGCGAGCATGGGCCGGCTGTCCTTCCCGGCGCGCGAGGCCGCGGGGCAGGTCCTGGTGGAGATGGTGGACGCCTCGTTCGTTCCCGAGCTCGTGCAGATGCTCGACTGGGGAGAGCTGGACGTGAAGAGCGTGGCGGTGCGGGCGCTCGGGCGTACGGGCTCCCGGGATGCCGTGGCGCCGCTCGCCCAGCTGTTGTCCGATCCGGAGATGGCCGCGCTGGCGGCGCGAGCCCTGGTGTCCCTGGCGACGAGCCACCGCGACCTGGTGCTCCAGGTGCTGGAGTCGGCCCTGGAAGGCGGCGCGGAGCCCGCGGTGCTCAACGCGCTGGTGCGGGTGGGTGGCACCGCCAAGCTGCCCCTGGTCCGGCGGATCGCGAGCCAGGCGTCCGTGTCGTTGCGCGCCACCGCCGTGGAGGTGGTGGCCGCGGTGGATCCCGTCGGAGGGCTGGAGCTGGCCCGGTCCGCCTTGGTGGACGAGTCCTCCTCGGTGCGCGCCGCCGCGGTGCGGGTGATCGGCCAGCTCGGGGATGCCTCCATGGCGGAACTGCTCGCGCGGGCCCTGGCCGATAGCGCCCTGGAGGTCCAGCTCTCCGCCCTGGAGGCCGTGGGGGAGTGCGGGGCCCTGGAGCGGGCGGGGGATCTGGAGTCCCTGGTGCGCCACCCGGACGGCGCCATCGCCTTCCGCGCGGTGCGCTCGCTGGCGCGGCTGGGGCTGCTTCGGGACGAGGTGCTCGCGCGCGCGGTGTCTCATGAGGATCACGAGGTGGTGAAGGCGGCGCTCCAGGCGGGCGCGGATCGAGGCGGAGGCGAGGCCCTGGCGCTGGAGCTGTTGGGCCATGCGCGCTGGGACGTGAGGGCGGCGGCGGCTCGGGTGCTGGCGGACTCCGGCGGGACGAGCAGCCTGCCGACGATGCTGGCCGCGCTGTCCTTGGAGACGGATACGCTGGCCCGTCGAGCGCTGGTGGACGCGGTGGAACGGCTGTCGGGACGCTGA
- a CDS encoding CheR family methyltransferase: MMPFDTGRPEMNVEEFRLLRDFVYAYCGILVRDDMKYVMQRRLWPRLEALGLTDFGSYYRYLRFDAQRRPELETAIEALTTHETYFFREPRQLKAFSDEVLPVLERRNARTRRLRVWSAGCSSGEEAYTLAMLLKESGRFEGWDVEVHGSDISRRVLAVARQGEYGPSALRATSADQLSRYFVQLGPNRVRVRDDIRALVSFGHHNLQEPEQGSCSSRMDAVFCRNVLIYFDTPARQRVLRLIYEKLTPGGYLMLGHSENLINLSADFELVHLRGDLVYRRPELGGWSP, encoded by the coding sequence GTGATGCCTTTCGATACAGGCCGGCCGGAGATGAACGTGGAGGAGTTCCGCCTGCTGCGCGACTTCGTGTACGCCTATTGCGGCATCCTGGTGCGCGACGACATGAAGTACGTCATGCAGCGGCGGTTGTGGCCCCGGTTGGAGGCGCTGGGCCTCACGGACTTCGGCTCCTACTACCGCTACCTGCGCTTCGATGCCCAGCGCCGCCCCGAGCTGGAGACGGCCATCGAGGCCCTCACCACGCACGAGACGTACTTCTTCCGCGAGCCCCGTCAGCTCAAGGCCTTCTCCGACGAAGTCCTCCCCGTGTTGGAGCGGCGCAACGCGCGCACGCGCCGGCTGCGGGTGTGGTCCGCGGGCTGCTCCTCCGGCGAGGAGGCCTACACGCTGGCCATGCTCCTCAAGGAGAGCGGGCGCTTCGAGGGGTGGGATGTCGAGGTGCACGGCTCGGACATCTCGCGCCGGGTGCTGGCGGTGGCTCGGCAGGGCGAGTACGGGCCGAGCGCGCTCCGGGCCACGTCCGCGGATCAGCTCTCGCGCTATTTCGTCCAGCTGGGGCCCAACCGGGTGCGCGTGCGCGACGACATCCGCGCCCTGGTGTCCTTCGGGCACCACAACCTGCAGGAGCCGGAGCAGGGCTCGTGCAGCTCCCGGATGGACGCCGTCTTCTGCCGCAACGTGCTCATCTACTTCGACACGCCCGCGCGCCAGCGCGTGCTGCGTCTCATCTACGAGAAGCTGACGCCGGGTGGCTATTTGATGCTGGGGCACTCGGAGAACCTCATCAACCTGAGCGCGGATTTCGAGCTGGTGCATCTGCGCGGAGATCTCGTCTACCGCCGGCCGGAGCTGGGTGGGTGGAGCCCATGA
- a CDS encoding protein-glutamate methylesterase/protein-glutamine glutaminase — MSILAPVKVLVVDDSESNRRLLTELLESAPDLRVVSTAADGNEGLRQVMALHPDVVTLDLEMPRLGGYSFLRLLKSTAPTPVIVISSYAHQADVFKALELGAIDFIAKPSRPTPEAVEKLRRELQDKVRAARQLRPDRAPPPPRRPRGLPLEPSFVVGVGASTGGPPAVQRLMEALSAEPSVSMLVCQHMPRQFTRAFAERLDRLGPFTVREAQEGDVLQPGHVFIAPGGRQLVVYRQGGQYTLGTPPPTMQDKHAPSVDRLFMSLAEVFGARSVGVVLTGMGSDGAQGARSIHKAGGEVWAESERTAVVYGMPQEAVATGAVSRVLPLGEIGPALVELARKRR, encoded by the coding sequence ATGAGCATCCTGGCGCCCGTGAAGGTGCTGGTGGTGGACGACTCGGAGTCCAACCGGAGGTTGTTGACGGAGCTGCTGGAGTCCGCGCCGGACCTGCGGGTGGTGAGCACCGCGGCGGATGGCAACGAGGGTCTGCGCCAGGTGATGGCCCTGCACCCGGACGTGGTGACGTTGGATCTGGAGATGCCGCGCCTGGGGGGCTACTCCTTCCTGCGCCTGCTCAAGAGCACCGCGCCCACGCCCGTCATCGTCATCTCCAGCTACGCGCACCAGGCGGACGTCTTCAAGGCGCTGGAGCTGGGCGCCATCGACTTCATCGCCAAGCCGTCGCGCCCCACGCCCGAGGCGGTGGAGAAGCTGCGCCGGGAGCTCCAGGACAAGGTGCGCGCGGCCCGGCAGCTCCGCCCGGATCGGGCTCCGCCGCCCCCGCGCCGTCCCCGGGGACTCCCGCTGGAGCCCTCGTTCGTGGTGGGGGTGGGCGCCTCCACGGGGGGTCCCCCCGCGGTGCAGCGGCTCATGGAAGCGCTCTCGGCCGAGCCGTCGGTGAGCATGCTGGTGTGCCAGCACATGCCCCGGCAGTTCACCCGGGCCTTCGCCGAGCGCTTGGATCGCCTGGGCCCCTTCACCGTGCGCGAGGCGCAGGAGGGGGATGTGCTCCAGCCGGGCCACGTCTTCATCGCGCCCGGTGGCCGGCAGCTGGTGGTGTACCGCCAGGGCGGGCAGTACACGCTGGGCACGCCCCCTCCGACGATGCAGGACAAGCACGCGCCCTCCGTGGATCGGCTCTTCATGAGCCTGGCCGAGGTGTTCGGCGCGCGCTCGGTGGGTGTGGTACTGACGGGCATGGGCTCGGATGGAGCCCAGGGCGCGCGGAGCATCCACAAGGCGGGCGGTGAGGTGTGGGCGGAGTCGGAGCGCACGGCGGTCGTCTACGGAATGCCCCAGGAAGCGGTGGCCACGGGCGCGGTGAGCCGCGTGCTGCCCCTGGGCGAGATTGGCCCCGCGCTGGTGGAACTGGCGCGCAAGAGACGGTGA